Part of the Nakamurella alba genome is shown below.
CACCGGCCCAGCAGATCTCGCCGGCCCAGCAGCGGAAGACGCTGCGCGCCGTCGGCGTGGGCGTGCGGTACGGCGGCGTGGTCGCGAACGAGGACGTCTCGATCACCGTGGAGCCCGGCACCATCGTCGGGCTGATCGGCCCGAACGGCGCGGGCAAGACCACCTTCGTCGATGCGCTGACCGGTTTCACCAAGTGCGTCGGCGAGATCCGGCTGGGCGACGAGCGGATCGACGGGCTGCCGCCGCACCGGCGGCGCCGGGCCGGGCTGTCCCGCACCTGGCAGTCCGGTGAGCTGTTCGCCAGCCTCACCGTGGCCGAGAACATCCTGGCCGCAGCACATCCCATGCGTCCGGCGATGATCTGGAAGGACCTGTTCACCAGGCACCACGACGACGCGGCGCGGGTCGAGCGGGTGCTGGACATGGTCGGGCTGCCGGGTGCCGGCGGGTTGAAGGCCGGCGACCTGGCGCTGGGTCAGCAGAAGTTGGTCGGCGTCGCCCGGGCCATCGCCGGCGGCTGCGACATCATGCTGCTCGACGAGCCGGCCGCGGGGCTGGACAGCGCGGAGAGCGTGCAGTTCGCCGAGCGGATCCGGGAGATCGTGAAGCTCGGTCCCGGGGCGCTGCTGATCGACCACGACGTGGCGATGATGCTCAGCGTCTGCGACACGATCTACGTTCTCGAGTTCGGCCGGCTGATCTTCCAGGGCACCCCGGACGAGGCGCGCAACGACCCGGCGGTCATCGCCGCATATCTCGGCGTTCCGATGGAGGTGCAGGATGCCTGACGTACTGCTGGATCTCGACGCGGTGACCGCCGGCTACAACGGCGTCGCCGCGGTGCGGGACCTGACGCTGTCGGTGTCCGCCGGCGAGGTGGTCGCCATGCTCGGGCCCAACGGCGCCGGCAAGACCACCGCGCTGCTCACCATGGTCGGCCTGCTGGAGCCGATGGCGGGCAGCGTCACCGCGCTCGGCCGGCCGGTCCGCTCCCGGCACACCGACAAGCTGGTGCGGGCCGGGGTGCTGCTGGTGCCCGACGACCGTGGTGTCTTCGCCGATCTCACCGTCGGCGAGCACTTCCGGATGGCCCGCGCGAAGGCGGACAAGGTGCGGCTGGACTTCGTGCTCGACCGGTTCCCGGCGTTGCGCCCGCTGCGTGACCGCCGGGTCGGGCTGCTGTCCGGCGGCGAGCAGCAGATGCTGGCCATCGGCAAGGCCCTGCTGGCGGAGCCGAAGCTGCTGCTGATCGACGAGATGAGCCTGGGCCTGGCGCCGAAGATCGTGCAGGAGATGTTGCCCGGGATCCGCCGACTGGCCAAGGACGAGAACGTGGGCGTCGTGCTGGTGGAACAGCATGTGGAGCTGGCGCTCTCGGTCGCCGACCGGGCGATCGTGCTGAACCACGGTCGGATGGTGCTGGAGGGCGCGGCCCGCGACCTGCTGGCGGACCGGACGAAGGTGCAGCAGGCCTACTTCGGCGCCGGCGGCTACGCCGACGAGGAGCACGAGGCCCTGCCGGCCGAGGTCTGAGCAGCGGGTCCGAGCAGCGGTCCCGGGGAGAGGTCCTCTCCCGGGGTGGTCGGCCGGGTTCAGCCCGACATGCCGTAGACCTGGCCGCCGGTGGCGAGCAGCACCTGGCCGGTGATCCAGTCGCTCCACGGCGTGCAGAGCAGGAAGACCGCGCCCGCGGCCTCCTGCGGCGAGGCCACCCGGCCGGACGGGATCGACTGTGCCGCCACGGTCATCACCTTCTCGGACAGGCCGAGCCGGACGTCGCCGCCGGGCAGGTGCAGCACGTTGTCCGCATCGCGCGGGCGGGTCAGCCGGGTGTCGACCGAACCGAACCCGACGGCGTTGACGTTCACCAGGTGCGGGCCCCACTCCTTGGCCAGGCTCTTGGTCAGCCCCACCACTGCGGCCTTCGCCGCGGCGTAGTTCGCCTGGTAGGCGCTGCCCATCAGCGCGATCGAGGTGATCGAGACGACCTTGCGGAACACCTCCCGGCCGGCGGCGCGGTCCCGCTCGGCGGCCGCGATCAGGTGCGGCCCGGCGGCGCGGAGCACGGCGAACGGTGCGGTGACATGGATGTCGAGCATCGCCTGCCAGGCCTCGTCCGACATCTCCACCAGCCGGGCGTTCAGGTTGTAGCCGGCGTTGTTCACCACGATGTCCAGCTCGCCGGCGCCGAGGTCCACCGCGGCAGCGACGATCTCGGCCGGGTGGCCGGGTGCGGTGAGGTCACCGGCGAGGACCGCGGTGGACCCGGCCGGCAGCGCTGCGGCGGTGGCGGCCAGGCCGTCGGCGTCCACATCGGCGAGCAGCACCCGGGCGCCGTGTGCGGTGAGCAGGCCGGCGGTGGCGGCGCCGATGCCGTGGGCGGCACCGGTGACCAGCGCGGTCCGGCCGGCCAGCAGATCCGATCCGGCCGAGATCACCCCGGGGCCCGTGCGTCCGTCGTGGATCGATTCCTGGTGCTGCTCGCCGGTCGTCACGGGCGGTCGTCCTCTCCTCGGGCGCTCGCCCGATGATGGTCCGCCGCGGGGTGGTGGCGAGCCTCGGCGGCCGCACCCGTTGTCGAACAGTCCAACGGCCGCGTGCGCCGGTGCCCGGCGAGCTCCCGCGGGGCGTGAGGATGACCGGACAGCCGGACGGGGCGGTGAGGGGCGGTGAGGCGAGGTGGTCGTGGAGTTCGAATGGAGTGCCGAGCAGCTGGAGCTGCGCAGCACCGTGCGTGCGTTGCTGGACCGGCACGCGCCGGTGGCCGCGGCCCGGCGGCTGGCCGAGCACGGGCAGCGGCAGGACCCGGAGCTGTGGCGCGCGCTGGCGGAATCGGGTCTGACCGCTCTGGCGGTGCCCGAGGAGTACGGCGGCGCCGCCGGGCCCGACGGGGCCGGTGCGGTCGAGCTGTGCATCGTGGCCGAGGAGATGGGACGCCGGCTCACCGGCGGGCCCTACCTGTCCACCGCGGTGCTGGCGACTGCCGCCCTGCGCACCGCCGGCGACGACGACTGCAACGCCGAACACCTCCCGGCGATCGCCGACGGGACGTCGACCGCGACCCTGGCCGTGCGCACCGGCGGTACTCCCGCCCGGGTCCGCGACGGCCGGGTCACCGGCGACTGGACCGGCGTGCCGGACGGGGCGGATGCCGATCTGCTGCTGCTCGTCGCCGCCGAGCCGGACGGTGGCCCGTCGCTGTTCGCGGTGCGCCGGGACAACCCGGGGGTGACCACGTCCGCGCTCGAGGTGCTCGACGGCACCAAAGGTCTCGCTACCGTCACGCTCACCGACGTGCCGGCGCAGCGGGTCGGGACACCGGGATCGGCCGGGGCGGTGCTGGACGCGGTGGCCGTGACGGCGGCGCTGTTCCTCGCCGCCGAGCAGGCCGGTGCCTGCGCGCAGGTGGTGCAGGTGACCGCGGAGTACGCCCGCACCCGGCGCCAGTTCGGCCGGGCCGTCGGTCAGTTCCAGGGGGTCAAGCACCGGCTGGCCGACATGTCCGTGCGCAGCGAGAACGCCGTGTCCGCCGCGTTCCACGCCGCCTGGCAGCCACCCGGGAGCCCGGAACAGCGCACCGGTGCCGCGGTCGCCGCACGCTACGCCACCGTGGCCTTCTCCCAGCTCTCGCGGGACATGATCCAGCTGCACGGCGGCATCGGGTTCACCTGGGAGCACGACGCGCACCTGTACCTGCGCCGCGCCCGGGCCGACCAGCAGTTGCTGGCGGTGTACGGGCCGCCGGTGTCCGTGCTGGAGGACGCGATGCTGGTGGAGGCCGGGGCATGACGACAACAGCGACGCCGGTGACCTCACCCGGCACGGTCCCGACCGCCGCACAGGTCCGGGAGTTCGTGGAAGCGCACCTTCCCGACGAGTGGCGACGCACCCTCGACGCAGGCGATGCCGCCGCGCTCGAGCGGCTGCGGCTGGACCCGGAGCACGGGCGCGCCTGGTACGAGGTGCTCGGCCGGGCCGGGCTCGCCACCCCCACCTGGCCGGCGGAGTACCACGGGCTCGGCCTGACGCCGGCCGATGCCGCCGGGATTCGCGCCGCACTGGCCGATCTCGGGGTCGGCCGGCCGGCGGCCGACGAGGTCGGGATCGACATGGGCGGGCCGACGGTGCTCGAGTGGGGCACCGACGAGCAGAAGGCCCGCTGGCTGCCGCCGCTGGCACGGGGCGCGCAGCGCTGGTGCCAGCTGTTCAGCGAACCGGGTGCCGGGTCCGATCTGGCATCGCTGGCCACCCGGGCGGTGCCGCAGCCCGACGGCGGGTGGCTGGTCACCGGGCAGAAGGTGTGGAACTCCTACGCCCACATCGCCGATCTCGGGATGCTGCTGGCCCGCACCGATCCCGGCCGGCCCAAGCACCACGGCATCAGCTTCTTCGTCGTCGACATGCACGCCCCCGGCGTCGAGGTGCGGCCGCTGCGGCAGATCACCGGCGACAGCGAGTTCAACGAGGTGTTCCTCACCGACGTGCGGCTGCCACCGGACGCCCTGCTCGGGCCGCTGCACGCCGGCTGGCGGGTCGCCATCTCCACCCTGATGTCCGAGCGCAGCAGCATCTCCGGTCGCCCCTCCATCGGACCGGGCCGGGCGACCCGGTTGGTCCGGCGGGCGCTGGCCACCGGGGCCTGGCAGGACCCGCTGCTGCGGGACCGGCTGGTGCAGCTGTTCGTCGAGGAGCGTGCCCTGCAGACCACCACCATCCGGGCCTCCGTCGAACTCGCCCACCAGCTGCCCGGCGCCGAGGGTTCCGTCCGCAAACTGCGCAATGCCGAGCTGGACGAGACCGCCGGGCTGCTCGCCGCCGACATCGACCCGGACGCGGTCACCGCCTGGGACCCGTCCGGGCCGCGGCCGTCCGCCGTCGACGACTTCCTGCAGATGAAGAAGATCAGCATCGCCGGCGGCACCTCGGAGATCCAGCGCACCATCATCGGCGAGCGGATGCTCGGCCTGCCCAAGGATCCCGATCCGGACCGGGACCTGCCCTTCGACGCCAGGACGGTCCGATGAGCACCGCGCACCCGGCCCCTGCGACCGCACACCCCGAGATCCTCGACAGGATGCGGGACTTCATCGACGGCGCGGTGATCCCGGCGGAGCCGGTGCTGCGGGCCGGTGGACCGGAGTCGGCGGAGGTGATGACCGGCCTGCGCGCGCAGGCCAAGGAACGCGGACTCTGGGCGTTGGGTCACCCGGCCGAGATCGGCGGCGGCGGACTGCCCTTCCTGGACTACGCGCTGGTCAACGAGATCATCGGGCGCAGCTGGTACGGCCAGGCGGCGACCGGCACGATCTCCACCCAGGACTCGATCATGCTGCACCTGGACGGCACCGCGGAGCAGAAGCGGCGCTGGCTGGCACCGATGGTGACCGGCGACGTGCTGCCCTCTGTCGCGATGACCGAGCCCGAGGTCGCCGGCTCCGACCCGACGCTGATCCGCAGCACCGGCGAGCTCGTCGACGGCGAGTGGGTCGTCAACGCGCACAAGTGGTTCACCACCGGCGCCAGCCGGGCCGGTTTCACCACGGTGTTCGTCCGCACGGAGGGGCCGGAAGCGGCGCCGCACCGGGCGATCTCGGCGATCCTGGTGCCGATGGACACCCCAGGGGTGCGCATCGACCGGGTGCTGCACACCATGGGCAGCACCGCTGGCGACCACTGCGAGATCTCGATGACCGACGTGCGGGTGCCGGCCGACAGCCTGGTCGGCGCCCGCGGCGAGGGGTTCGTCGTCGGGCAGCGCAGGCTCGGGCCGGGCCGGATCTTCCACGCGATGCGCTGGCTGGGCCAGGCGCAGCGCGCCTTCGAGTTGATGTGCGAGCGGGCGAACCAGCGGTTCGCGCACGGCTCGCTGCTGTCGGAGAAGGGCCAGATCCAGCGCATGGTCGCCGATTCCGCCGCCGAGATCCAGGCGGCCCGGCTGCTGACCCTGGACGCCGGGCGGGCCTACGACCTGGACGGCCGCGCCACCGTGCAGATCAGCCTGGTGAAGTTCTGGGGCGCGAAGGTGTTGCACGACGTGGTGGACCGGGCCATCCAGGTGTTCGGGGCGATGGGGGTCACCGAGGACACCCCGCTCGAGCAGATGTACCGGGAGGCGCGGTACGCGCGCATCTACGACGGCCCGGACGAGGTGCACCGGATGGTGGTGGCGCGCCGGCTGCTGGCCGACCCGTCGCGGGTGCCCTGGCGATGACCGCACCGCCGGAGATCCGGGTCGACGAGGAGACGGCCCGCAAGGTGCTGCTGCTGGCCGGTCTCGCGGACGAGGACGACCGGGTCGGGGTGCGCCGGCTGACCGCGGGGGCGTCCCGGGCGATGTTCCTGCTGCAGGTCCGGCCGGAGCACGCGCCGCCGGACGGCCCGGCCGACCGGTACG
Proteins encoded:
- a CDS encoding ABC transporter ATP-binding protein, translating into MSAPEQIPPAQQISPAQQRKTLRAVGVGVRYGGVVANEDVSITVEPGTIVGLIGPNGAGKTTFVDALTGFTKCVGEIRLGDERIDGLPPHRRRRAGLSRTWQSGELFASLTVAENILAAAHPMRPAMIWKDLFTRHHDDAARVERVLDMVGLPGAGGLKAGDLALGQQKLVGVARAIAGGCDIMLLDEPAAGLDSAESVQFAERIREIVKLGPGALLIDHDVAMMLSVCDTIYVLEFGRLIFQGTPDEARNDPAVIAAYLGVPMEVQDA
- a CDS encoding ABC transporter ATP-binding protein, whose protein sequence is MPDVLLDLDAVTAGYNGVAAVRDLTLSVSAGEVVAMLGPNGAGKTTALLTMVGLLEPMAGSVTALGRPVRSRHTDKLVRAGVLLVPDDRGVFADLTVGEHFRMARAKADKVRLDFVLDRFPALRPLRDRRVGLLSGGEQQMLAIGKALLAEPKLLLIDEMSLGLAPKIVQEMLPGIRRLAKDENVGVVLVEQHVELALSVADRAIVLNHGRMVLEGAARDLLADRTKVQQAYFGAGGYADEEHEALPAEV
- a CDS encoding SDR family NAD(P)-dependent oxidoreductase is translated as MTTGEQHQESIHDGRTGPGVISAGSDLLAGRTALVTGAAHGIGAATAGLLTAHGARVLLADVDADGLAATAAALPAGSTAVLAGDLTAPGHPAEIVAAAVDLGAGELDIVVNNAGYNLNARLVEMSDEAWQAMLDIHVTAPFAVLRAAGPHLIAAAERDRAAGREVFRKVVSITSIALMGSAYQANYAAAKAAVVGLTKSLAKEWGPHLVNVNAVGFGSVDTRLTRPRDADNVLHLPGGDVRLGLSEKVMTVAAQSIPSGRVASPQEAAGAVFLLCTPWSDWITGQVLLATGGQVYGMSG
- a CDS encoding acyl-CoA dehydrogenase family protein, with the translated sequence MEFEWSAEQLELRSTVRALLDRHAPVAAARRLAEHGQRQDPELWRALAESGLTALAVPEEYGGAAGPDGAGAVELCIVAEEMGRRLTGGPYLSTAVLATAALRTAGDDDCNAEHLPAIADGTSTATLAVRTGGTPARVRDGRVTGDWTGVPDGADADLLLLVAAEPDGGPSLFAVRRDNPGVTTSALEVLDGTKGLATVTLTDVPAQRVGTPGSAGAVLDAVAVTAALFLAAEQAGACAQVVQVTAEYARTRRQFGRAVGQFQGVKHRLADMSVRSENAVSAAFHAAWQPPGSPEQRTGAAVAARYATVAFSQLSRDMIQLHGGIGFTWEHDAHLYLRRARADQQLLAVYGPPVSVLEDAMLVEAGA
- a CDS encoding acyl-CoA dehydrogenase family protein, whose protein sequence is MTTTATPVTSPGTVPTAAQVREFVEAHLPDEWRRTLDAGDAAALERLRLDPEHGRAWYEVLGRAGLATPTWPAEYHGLGLTPADAAGIRAALADLGVGRPAADEVGIDMGGPTVLEWGTDEQKARWLPPLARGAQRWCQLFSEPGAGSDLASLATRAVPQPDGGWLVTGQKVWNSYAHIADLGMLLARTDPGRPKHHGISFFVVDMHAPGVEVRPLRQITGDSEFNEVFLTDVRLPPDALLGPLHAGWRVAISTLMSERSSISGRPSIGPGRATRLVRRALATGAWQDPLLRDRLVQLFVEERALQTTTIRASVELAHQLPGAEGSVRKLRNAELDETAGLLAADIDPDAVTAWDPSGPRPSAVDDFLQMKKISIAGGTSEIQRTIIGERMLGLPKDPDPDRDLPFDARTVR
- a CDS encoding acyl-CoA dehydrogenase family protein translates to MSTAHPAPATAHPEILDRMRDFIDGAVIPAEPVLRAGGPESAEVMTGLRAQAKERGLWALGHPAEIGGGGLPFLDYALVNEIIGRSWYGQAATGTISTQDSIMLHLDGTAEQKRRWLAPMVTGDVLPSVAMTEPEVAGSDPTLIRSTGELVDGEWVVNAHKWFTTGASRAGFTTVFVRTEGPEAAPHRAISAILVPMDTPGVRIDRVLHTMGSTAGDHCEISMTDVRVPADSLVGARGEGFVVGQRRLGPGRIFHAMRWLGQAQRAFELMCERANQRFAHGSLLSEKGQIQRMVADSAAEIQAARLLTLDAGRAYDLDGRATVQISLVKFWGAKVLHDVVDRAIQVFGAMGVTEDTPLEQMYREARYARIYDGPDEVHRMVVARRLLADPSRVPWR